From the genome of Rhizobium oryzihabitans:
GAACCGGAACCCGCTTATTCCGACAAGATCGTGCATCTTGAAGAGCGCCGCTCGCGCTCCCGCGAGGGCCTGACCGCAGGCGAACAGGCCGCTTTCCGGGAAATCGGCCGGACGCTGGCGCCCACGGATGCTGTTTCGGACGAAAATCCGACGTCGGAGAAAGAAGCTCTTTTCGCGGAGCCGCCCGTATCTGCCGATCCGGTCGTGCAGGATGCCCCGACGATATCGACGACGGAGTGCAGGTGGATACGCCGCCCGCCATGGAAGAAGACGTCAGAACGACGGAAGCGGCCGAGGAAGACGATCTCTTCGCGGACTACGTTCGCGGCGAAGGACCGGCAGCCATTCACGCGCCCACGAATACAATCGATACCGACGAGAAGGAAGAAGTCGCCACGGATGTACAGCCGGTGGCCGATATTGCCGCCGCGATGGTCAGCCCGCCGCTGCGCCCCGCCGATGCGCTGAGCGCCGAAACGCTGGACCAGATGCCCGTGGCGCTGCTCGTGCATGCCGGCGACCGGCTGATCCACGCCAATCCGGATTTCCTGCGACTGACGGGTTACGGTTCTCTCGATGAATTGCAGGAGGTCGGCGGACTGGAAGCACTGCTGCAACGGCAGGAGCTGGAGAATATGCCTGACAACGAAGGCGGCATGGTCGTCGTCAGTGCCGAAAACGACATCATTCCGGTCAAGGCGCGGCTGCAATCCATTCGCTGGGAAGAAACCAAGGCGCTGATGCTGTCGCTTGTTCCGCTGGAAGAAAAGCAGACGCCGGTTGCAGCGGCGAATGAAAATACGGCAGCCGCCGAAACGGCGAATGCGGAGGCCGGCAGCCTTTCCCTGCTGCAGGGCGAAGTCGAGGAACTGCACTCCATTCTGGAAACGGCGACCGATGGTGTGGTGCTTTTGGGAGACGACGGCGAGATCCGTTCGCTCAACCGCTCCGCTAGCGCGCTGTTCAACTACGACAATGGCGAGATTGCCGGAAAACCCTTCGTCACGCTGTTTGCCCATGAGAGCCAGCGCGCCGTTTTGGACTATCTGTCCGGCCTTGCCAATAATGGCGTGGCCAGTGTGCTGAATGATGGCCGTGAAGTGATCGGCCGCGAGGCATCAGGCGGCTTCCTGCCGCTGTTCATGACCATCGGGCGGCTCAAATCCTCACACGGCTATTGCGCCGTCATCCGCGACATCACCCAGTGGAAACGCACGGAAGAAGAGCTGCGCAACGCCAAACGCGCGGCAGAAACCGCCAATGCGCACAAGACCGATTTCCTGGCCCGCGTCAGCCATGAAATCCGCACGCCGCTCAACGCCATTATCGGCTTTGCGGACATGATGGCGACTGAACGCTTCGGGCCAATCGGCCATTCGCGCTATGTGGAATATTCCAACGATATCGGCCGTTCGGGCCGGCATGTGCTCGACATCGTCAACGATCTTCTGGACATCTCCAAGATCGAAGCAGGCCAGATGGATGTGGATTTCATCGCCGTACCGCTGAACGAGACGGTGGCCGAAGCGGTCTCGCTGGTGCAGCCGCAGGCCAACAACCAGCGTGTCATCATCCGTACGGCACTTTCGCAATCCGTGCCGCAGATCGTTGCCGATCTGCGCTCGATCAAGCAGATTGTGCTCAACATCCTGTCGAACGCCATCCGCTTTACGCCATCGGGCGGCCAGATCGTCGTTTCCACCGCCTATGAGGCCAATGGCAGCGTGTCGCTGCGCATTCGCGACACCGGCATCGGCATGACGCGGGCGGAACTGGAGCAGGCGATGAAACCCTTCCGGCAGGTGGCATCATCAGGCAAGCGCGTGCGCGGCGACGGCACCGGGCTCGGCCTTCCGCTGACCAAGGCCATGGTGGACGCCAACCGCGCCAACTTCTCCATCACCTCGACGCCGAATGAAGGAACGCTGGTGGAAATCACCTTTCCGTCACAGCGGGTTCTTGCCAACTGAGGTCGTGCGGGCGTAGCAATGCGAAAGCCGCCGGTGCAATGGTGCCGGTTGAGGCCTTTGCACGACAGTAGACTGGCATGTTCATGACGGTTTCCCTTCCGGCAACGAGACGCTTTTCATTGTTGCCCATAGCGGCGGTCATCGTCGCAGCCATCGCCGCCATGCCCATTCTGGCGATCTTCTGGCTGGCGCTGACCGGCAGCACCGAGGGATGGCAGCATCTTCTTGCCAATGTGCTGCCACGCGCCGGGTTTCGCACCTTCCTGTTGCTGGGAATGACAGCAGCGACGACGGCATTCTTCGGCATCGTCTGCGCCTGGCTCGTCACCACATTCGAATTTCCGCTGCGGCGGGTGTTGTCCGCAGCGCTTGTCCTGCCGCTCGCCATCCCGTCCTATCTGGCGGCCTATGCATTCGGCGAGTTTCTCGATTTCACCGGCCCGGTGCAGAGCGCCATCCGCGCCGCCTTTGGCTACCACAGCATCCGCGACTACTGGTTCCCAGACATACGGTCGCTTGGCGGCGCCGTGGTGGTTCTGAGCTCGGTGCTTTACCCCTATGTCTATCTTTCGGCCCGCGCCGCCTTTTCCATGCAGGGGCGGTTTGCGGCCGAGGCAGCCCGCACGCTCGGCGCAAAACCATTGAGCGTGTTCTTTTCCGTGCAATTGCCCATGGCACGACCGGCAATTGCCATCGGGCTTTCGCTGGTCCTGATGGAGACGCTGAACGATATCGGCGCCGTCGAATATCTTGGTGTCCAGACACTGACCTTCACCATCTACGAAACCTGGCTCAATCGCGGCAACCTCGCCAATGCGACACAGATCGCCGCCGTTATCCTGCTCATCGTCGGCGCGCTGATCGTGATCGAACGCAACGCCCGCGAAAGGCAGCGCTTTGCCGCGCCGAAAGCGACCAGCATGGCGCAGCGCCACCGGCTGAAAGACCTTGGCAGCTGGCGGCGCTGGTCCGCGAGCCTGTTCTGCCTCATTCCCGTGGTGAGCGGTTTCCTTATTCCCGTGATCGTTCTTTGCGGTTACGCCGTGAAAAGGCTGGATGCGCTGTTTGCACCCAAGCTTCTGAAAGCGCTCGGGCATAGTCTTGAGGTCTCGCTTTCCGCCGCCTTCGTGACGCTGATTGCGGCTTTCGTCTTTTCATACGCCATCCGCACCGAGCGCTCCCGCACTTCAAAGGTGGCCGCGCGCCTCGGCTCCATGGGCTATGGCGTGCCGGGAACGGTGCTTGCCATCGGCGTGCTCATTCCGCTGGCCGGTCTCGACAATCGCGTCGATGGGCTTCTCCGATCGCATTTCGGATTTTCAAGCGGCCTGCTGCTGTCCGGCACCGCCTTCGCCATCATTTATGCCCATGCCGTGCGCTTCATGACCATGGCGGAAGGCACGCTTGATGCCGGGTTCCAGAAGCTTTCGCCACATATCGACATGGCCTCGCGAACGCTCGGGCGCAACCGTCTGCAGACGCTATTCAAGGTGCTGTTGCCGAACATGCGGCCTGCGGCGCTGACCGCCTTTCTTCTGGTGCTGATCGAGTCCATGAAGGAGTTGCCGGCGACGATCCTGCTGCGTCCCTTCGGCTTCAACACCTTGGCCACGCTGGTCTATGAGGATGCCTCCCGCTCGCGGGTGCAGGATGCCGCCGTGCCGGCCATCATCATCATTCTCGCCGGCCTTATACCCGTGCTTCTTGTCTCAAAATCGATGGATCATCCGGAAAACCACTGAGGGCAACCGGCATGATGGCAAAAAGAAAGGCGGCCTTGCGACCGCCTGTATTAGTTGTGCTTTTTTTAACGAGAAAAAGGGGGACAACCTCGCCATATGGAAATTATCAATCCCGGCTATCAGAAATTTGACAGCCCTGCGTTGGGTTTACTTTCCGCCAACTCCTATTAACAAGCGGTTAAAACCAAAATCGATCAATTACCGACGATAATTCCTATTTTTAGACCGTAGAGGGCCAAAACTAAATTATGAGTTTCTAATTTTATCGCGATTACAACAGTAACGCGTAAAAATCGAAACGGATCATTCGATCAGTTTCGCGCGGCCGCGTGCTCGTCTCTCATCCGCTGCAATTCGGTGCGTTTGGAGACAATGGAAGTGGCAATCACGCCGATGGTGACGAGGCCGATGAGGATCGTACAGATCGCGTTGATTTCCGGCGTCACGCCGAGGCGCACCTGCGAGTAGATTTTGATCGGCAGCGTGGTTGCGCCGGGACCGGTGGCGAAGCTGGCGATCACCAGATCGTCAAGCGACAGCGTGAAAGCCAGCATCCAGCCGGCGATGACGGCCGGGAAGATCAGCGGCAGCGTAATTTTGAAGAAAGTCTTGACCGGCGGGCAGCCGAGATCAAGCGCCGCCTCCTCCAGACTGCGATCAAAGGTGAGGAGCCGGGACTGCACGACGATCGCCACATAACACATGGTGAAAGTGGTATGGGCGATGACAACCGTCCAGAAACCGCGATCCACCCCGACGGCAACGAACAAAAGCAGTAGCGACAGGCCGGTGATGACCTCCGGCATGACGAGCGGCGCATAGATCATGCCGGAAAACAGCACGCGCCCCGGAAAACGGGCGAAGCGGGTGAGCGACAACGCCGCCAGCGTTCCGAGGATGGTGCCGATCGTGGCGCTGAGGATACCGACACGTAGCGTCACCCAGGCGGCATCCATCAACCCCTGGTTCGACCACATGGATCTGTACCATTGCAGCGAAAAGCCACCCCAGACGGTGACGAGCTTCGAGGCATTGAAGGAATAAACGATCAGGATGATGATCGGGATATAAAGAAAGGCAAAACCGAGGGTGAGGACGGTGATGTCGAATTTTCCGCGCTTCATGGTCTCACCCCACCTTCTTCTGCTGGTTCTGGAAGATGGCGATGGGCACCACCAGCAACAGCAGCAGCAGCACGGCAACGGCAGACGCTAAGGGCCAGTCGCGATTGCCGAAGAATTCCGTCCAGAGCGTCTTGCCGATCATCAGGGTCTGCGCGCCACCCAAGAGGTCAGGGATGACGAATTCACCCGTTATCGGGATGAAGCAGATCATCGAACCGGCGACCACGCCCGGCAGCGACAGAGGAAAGGTGATCTTCCAGAAGGCTTTCCAGGGTGGGCAACCGAGATCAGCCGCCGCTTCCAGAAGCGTATTGTCGAGTTTTTCCAGCGCCGAATAGAGCGGCAGCACCATGAAGGGCAGGTAGGAATAAACAATGCCGATGAAGATCGCTGTTTCCGTGCGGAAGATGTTGACCTGCTGGTCCGGCCCCAGAAAACCGAGCCATTGGAACAGCACCGTCAACAGGCCCTCCGGCTTCAGAATGCCTATCCAGGCGTAAACGCGGATCAGGAACGAGGTCCAGAACGGCAGGATCACCAGCATCACCAGCGTCGGGCGGACCGATGACGGCGCGCGCGCCATGGCGAGCGCCATGGGATAACCGATCAGCAAAAGCAGACAGGTGGAGATGAAGGCGATGCGCAGCGACGACAGATAGGCGTCGATGTAAAGCGGGTCTTCCGTCAGGAAGAGGTAATTCTCGAAATCCAGCTGCGAAAAGAATTCGCCGAGCTTCGAAAACCCTTCGAAGACCGGCGTATAGGGCGGCATGGAGATCGCCGTATCTGACAGCGATATCTTGAGAATGATGAAAAAGGGCGCAGCGAAAAACAGCAGCAGCCAGAAATAGGGAACCGCGACGACCAGCCAGCGCCAGGGGCTTTGCCGGTTTTCGGGAGTGGTGATCGCCATGGAAGCCTCCCTCAGCGTGTCAGGACAAGACCTGAATCCGGTTTCCAGTTCAGCCACACCATATCGCCGAAGGTGATCGGACGATCAACGAGACGGGAGACGTTCGCCTGCGCGGCGCGGATGACCCGACCATCGGCAAGCTTGACGATGAAGACCGAGAAGTCGCCGAGATAACCGATATCCCAGACCTCGCCATAGGCGGAATTGATGCTGCTGTCGGCGGGCTGATCGAGCGAGATGCGGACCTTTTCCGGGCGGATGGCGAAAGCCACCTGACTGGCGGGCGCCGCGGCACATTCCTGCTCCACAGATACCGCCAGCCCGTCGCAATCCAGCGTCACCAGTCCGGGCCTGCCAATCTCAGAGGCGTTGGCGACGACCTTGGCGTCGAAAATATTGATGTCACCGATAAAATCCGCCACGTAACGCGTGTTCGGCGCTTCGTAAATCTCGGCGGGCGTCGCCACCTGCACGACATTGCCTTTGTCCATGACCGCGATGCGATCCGACACCGTCATCGCCTCTTCCTGGTCATGGGTGACGATGAGGAAGGTGAGACCGAGATTGGTCTGGATGTCCATCAGCTCAAACTGCGTTTCTTCGCGCAGCTTCTTGTCGAGCGCGCCTAGCGGTTCATCGAGAAGAAGCACCTTCGGCCGCTTGGCAAGCGAACGGGCAAGCGCCACGCGCTGGCGCTGGCCGCCCGAAAGCTGGCTCGGCTTGCGCTTGGCAAATTCGCCGAGCTTGACGAGCCGCAGCATTTCCTCGACGCGGGCGGCAATTTCCGCCTTCGGCAGGCCATCCTGCTCCAGACCGAAGGCGATGTTCTTTTCGACCGACATATGAGGGAAAAGCGCATAGGACTGGAACATCATATTGGTCGGACGCTTATAGGGCGGCACGCCGGAAATATCCTTGCCCTGCAGCAGGATGCGTCCATCCGTCGGCTCCTCGAAGCCGGCCAGCATGCGCATCAGCGTGGTCTTGCCACAGCCCGAGGGACCAAGCAGCGAGAAGAACTCTCGCTCGTAAATATCGAGCGTCAGATTATTGACGGCGACAAAATCGCCGAACCGTTTGGTGACGTTTTCAAAGCGGATGAAGGGCACCGCATCGGGATTGTCCCAAGGGCTAAATTTGCGTTTGACCGGCCCCAGAGTTTTCGCCATTCACCCTACCCTCAAATCCCGTTGGTCTTTCGAACGATGCATCGGGGCGGGCGACACCGGCAGGTCGCGGGACCTGCCGGCAAAGGATTTGAGAAACAGGCCCGCCGGCCGTTCCTCAACCAGCGAGCGGAGGTCTTAGCTGCCGGTCTTAATCTGCGTCCAGACGCGGTTCAGCACACGCTGTTCCTTCGGTCCGTAGGGAGAGATGGTGAAGAGCTTCTTCATCGTCTCCTGATCGGGGTAGACCGCCGGGTTCTTGGCGACGGACTCATCCATCAATGCCTGCGAAGCGAGGTTGCCATTGGCGTACTGAACGTAGTTGGACGCCTTGGCGATGACTTCCGGCCGCATCAGATAGTTGATGAAGGTGTGTGCTTCCTCGACATTCTTGGCATCCGCGGGGATGGCAAGGTTGTCGAACCACATATAGGTGCCTTCCTTCGGAATGACGTAGTTCACCTCGACGCCGTTCTTGGCTTCCTCGGCACGGCTCTTCGCCTGGAGGATGTCGCCCGACCAGCCGATGGTGATGCAGCTGTCGCCATTCGCGAGTTCGTCAATATAGGCGG
Proteins encoded in this window:
- a CDS encoding PAS domain-containing sensor histidine kinase, giving the protein MDTPPAMEEDVRTTEAAEEDDLFADYVRGEGPAAIHAPTNTIDTDEKEEVATDVQPVADIAAAMVSPPLRPADALSAETLDQMPVALLVHAGDRLIHANPDFLRLTGYGSLDELQEVGGLEALLQRQELENMPDNEGGMVVVSAENDIIPVKARLQSIRWEETKALMLSLVPLEEKQTPVAAANENTAAAETANAEAGSLSLLQGEVEELHSILETATDGVVLLGDDGEIRSLNRSASALFNYDNGEIAGKPFVTLFAHESQRAVLDYLSGLANNGVASVLNDGREVIGREASGGFLPLFMTIGRLKSSHGYCAVIRDITQWKRTEEELRNAKRAAETANAHKTDFLARVSHEIRTPLNAIIGFADMMATERFGPIGHSRYVEYSNDIGRSGRHVLDIVNDLLDISKIEAGQMDVDFIAVPLNETVAEAVSLVQPQANNQRVIIRTALSQSVPQIVADLRSIKQIVLNILSNAIRFTPSGGQIVVSTAYEANGSVSLRIRDTGIGMTRAELEQAMKPFRQVASSGKRVRGDGTGLGLPLTKAMVDANRANFSITSTPNEGTLVEITFPSQRVLAN
- a CDS encoding ABC transporter permease, with the translated sequence MFMTVSLPATRRFSLLPIAAVIVAAIAAMPILAIFWLALTGSTEGWQHLLANVLPRAGFRTFLLLGMTAATTAFFGIVCAWLVTTFEFPLRRVLSAALVLPLAIPSYLAAYAFGEFLDFTGPVQSAIRAAFGYHSIRDYWFPDIRSLGGAVVVLSSVLYPYVYLSARAAFSMQGRFAAEAARTLGAKPLSVFFSVQLPMARPAIAIGLSLVLMETLNDIGAVEYLGVQTLTFTIYETWLNRGNLANATQIAAVILLIVGALIVIERNARERQRFAAPKATSMAQRHRLKDLGSWRRWSASLFCLIPVVSGFLIPVIVLCGYAVKRLDALFAPKLLKALGHSLEVSLSAAFVTLIAAFVFSYAIRTERSRTSKVAARLGSMGYGVPGTVLAIGVLIPLAGLDNRVDGLLRSHFGFSSGLLLSGTAFAIIYAHAVRFMTMAEGTLDAGFQKLSPHIDMASRTLGRNRLQTLFKVLLPNMRPAALTAFLLVLIESMKELPATILLRPFGFNTLATLVYEDASRSRVQDAAVPAIIIILAGLIPVLLVSKSMDHPENH
- a CDS encoding ABC transporter permease; the encoded protein is MKRGKFDITVLTLGFAFLYIPIIILIVYSFNASKLVTVWGGFSLQWYRSMWSNQGLMDAAWVTLRVGILSATIGTILGTLAALSLTRFARFPGRVLFSGMIYAPLVMPEVITGLSLLLLFVAVGVDRGFWTVVIAHTTFTMCYVAIVVQSRLLTFDRSLEEAALDLGCPPVKTFFKITLPLIFPAVIAGWMLAFTLSLDDLVIASFATGPGATTLPIKIYSQVRLGVTPEINAICTILIGLVTIGVIATSIVSKRTELQRMRDEHAAARN
- a CDS encoding ABC transporter permease subunit, producing the protein MAITTPENRQSPWRWLVVAVPYFWLLLFFAAPFFIILKISLSDTAISMPPYTPVFEGFSKLGEFFSQLDFENYLFLTEDPLYIDAYLSSLRIAFISTCLLLLIGYPMALAMARAPSSVRPTLVMLVILPFWTSFLIRVYAWIGILKPEGLLTVLFQWLGFLGPDQQVNIFRTETAIFIGIVYSYLPFMVLPLYSALEKLDNTLLEAAADLGCPPWKAFWKITFPLSLPGVVAGSMICFIPITGEFVIPDLLGGAQTLMIGKTLWTEFFGNRDWPLASAVAVLLLLLLVVPIAIFQNQQKKVG
- a CDS encoding ABC transporter ATP-binding protein encodes the protein MAKTLGPVKRKFSPWDNPDAVPFIRFENVTKRFGDFVAVNNLTLDIYEREFFSLLGPSGCGKTTLMRMLAGFEEPTDGRILLQGKDISGVPPYKRPTNMMFQSYALFPHMSVEKNIAFGLEQDGLPKAEIAARVEEMLRLVKLGEFAKRKPSQLSGGQRQRVALARSLAKRPKVLLLDEPLGALDKKLREETQFELMDIQTNLGLTFLIVTHDQEEAMTVSDRIAVMDKGNVVQVATPAEIYEAPNTRYVADFIGDINIFDAKVVANASEIGRPGLVTLDCDGLAVSVEQECAAAPASQVAFAIRPEKVRISLDQPADSSINSAYGEVWDIGYLGDFSVFIVKLADGRVIRAAQANVSRLVDRPITFGDMVWLNWKPDSGLVLTR